One window of Hujiaoplasma nucleasis genomic DNA carries:
- the rplM gene encoding 50S ribosomal protein L13, with protein sequence MKTFMANANTIERKWFVVDAAGKTLGRLATEVATVLRGKHKPTFTPHVDCGDYVIIINASKIVLTGNKWSDKKYYTHSTYNGGLKTNTAKTLMEKKPTKMVELAVKGMLPKGRLGRQMYKKLFVFAGEDHNKQAQKPEMMEVRG encoded by the coding sequence ATGAAAACTTTTATGGCAAATGCTAATACAATTGAACGTAAATGGTTCGTTGTTGATGCAGCTGGGAAAACATTAGGTCGTTTAGCAACTGAGGTTGCTACTGTATTGAGAGGGAAACATAAACCAACATTTACACCACATGTAGATTGCGGAGATTATGTTATTATCATTAATGCAAGTAAAATTGTTTTAACTGGTAATAAATGGAGTGATAAAAAATATTACACTCACTCAACATACAATGGTGGTTTAAAAACCAACACGGCTAAAACTTTAATGGAGAAAAAACCAACTAAAATGGTTGAATTAGCTGTTAAAGGTATGTTACCAAAAGGAAGACTAGGAAGACAAATGTATAAAAAATTATTCGTTTTTGCAGGCGAAGACCACAACAAACAGGCTCAAAAGCCTGAAATGATGGAAGTGAGAGGATAA
- a CDS encoding YegP family protein — protein sequence MCFFKKWREKRKAKKLANESKNNVMTSNSNDTLETAINKELSKQEHQSENTKTPVEKETVEKLKIRPFSKPKVSNQEEIEWPKKEVILEDKQETTNNDQVDKDELEDVLVDEQDTEEEKLVEELKSKKSPEHHSRKYQGKYEVYPESKSYKFRLKASNGEILCVSFRYSSEKGALSGIETFKKNVEEGLFKIMTDKNSFSQFHLYNTNGARVIMVGEMYQSVSKANSAVDSVKKFYDTDKIDILDEVPKSEIREEDIEFESVEESNMGKYEILKENDFYYLRLRASNSQILFTSQGYSSKSSAKSGLKTIQKAIQDKNFTVAKDKQNRYQFNLYSATGQILVTGETYSQKSNSISAVHSVLKFGLKAVITEA from the coding sequence ATGTGTTTTTTTAAAAAGTGGAGAGAGAAAAGAAAAGCTAAGAAATTAGCAAATGAATCAAAGAATAATGTAATGACTTCAAATTCAAATGACACCTTGGAAACTGCTATAAATAAGGAATTATCTAAACAAGAACATCAAAGCGAGAACACAAAAACACCTGTAGAAAAAGAGACTGTTGAAAAATTAAAGATTCGACCTTTTAGTAAACCTAAGGTCTCTAACCAAGAAGAAATAGAGTGGCCAAAAAAAGAAGTTATTCTTGAAGACAAACAAGAAACGACTAATAATGACCAAGTAGATAAAGATGAATTAGAAGATGTTTTAGTTGATGAACAAGATACTGAAGAAGAAAAATTAGTTGAAGAGTTAAAATCTAAGAAAAGCCCCGAACATCATTCTAGAAAATATCAAGGAAAGTATGAAGTCTATCCAGAATCTAAATCATATAAGTTTAGACTCAAAGCATCTAATGGTGAAATTTTATGTGTTTCTTTTAGATATTCTTCTGAAAAAGGTGCTTTATCTGGCATAGAAACCTTTAAAAAGAATGTTGAAGAAGGTTTGTTTAAAATCATGACAGACAAAAATAGTTTTTCTCAATTTCATTTATACAATACCAATGGTGCTAGAGTCATCATGGTCGGTGAAATGTATCAATCTGTCTCTAAGGCTAATTCAGCAGTGGATTCTGTTAAGAAATTTTATGATACAGATAAGATTGATATCTTAGATGAAGTCCCAAAATCTGAAATTAGAGAAGAGGATATTGAATTTGAAAGTGTTGAAGAATCCAACATGGGTAAGTATGAAATTTTAAAGGAAAATGATTTTTATTATTTAAGACTTAGGGCTTCTAATTCGCAAATTCTCTTTACTTCTCAAGGCTATTCAAGTAAGTCTTCAGCAAAATCAGGTTTAAAAACCATCCAAAAAGCTATTCAAGATAAAAATTTTACAGTGGCTAAAGATAAACAAAATCGTTATCAATTCAATTTATATTCAGCAACTGGACAGATATTGGTCACTGGTGAAACTTATTCACAAAAATCAAATTCTATATCAGCTGTGCATTCAGTTTTAAAATTCGGTTTAAAGGCAGTTATAACTGAAGCATAA
- the metG gene encoding methionine--tRNA ligase — MNDLKTFYITTPIYYPSGKYHIGSAYTTCLCDSVKKYKILKGFDARFLTGNDEHGQKMAETALKNNKTPQEHVDYMAELSKDLWKTLKIDYDDFIRTTEDRHENVVQSIFEQLLAQDDIYLGEYSGHYCVSCEAYFTETQLLDGNICPDCGKETKILKEETYFLRLSKYADRLLKYIDEHPGFIVPESRKNEVVQFIKSGLNDLSVSRTAFDWGVKVKSNPKHVVYVWIDALSNYITALGYGSKNDDLFKKYWLDGDEVVHVVGKDILRFHAIYWPIMLMALDIPIKFRLFAHGWYLMKDGKMSKSKGNVIYPEQLVQVYGLDAFRYYIVRELTYGHDGEFTPEDYIKRINTDLVNDYGNLVSRSVSMVNKYFGGSVKKTKHQHDYREFELDLQETANKAFSRYQEAMDDFKISEAISEISALVKRTNKLIDDTFPWELAKNEDLKDVLESVMYHLLEGIRLITIMYQPFLIESTPKVFEDIQVEEAYQRFSSYDFGQKQTYHVKEKIEHLFPRLDLEKESELIKKMMEENAPKEESKKVFQMKDDIEYDDFSKLDLVVGHIEDASAHPNADKLLVFKVNTGDRVRTIVSGIAKFYKAEDLIGKMVMVVANLKPVKLRGILSEGMILSAETGDKLLKVIELDQSLEAGDKIS, encoded by the coding sequence GTGAATGATTTGAAAACATTTTATATTACAACGCCGATTTACTATCCTAGTGGTAAATACCATATAGGTTCTGCTTATACAACTTGTTTATGTGATTCAGTTAAGAAATATAAAATCTTAAAGGGATTTGATGCTAGATTCTTAACTGGTAACGATGAACACGGACAAAAAATGGCTGAAACAGCCCTTAAAAATAATAAAACACCACAAGAACATGTAGATTATATGGCTGAATTATCAAAAGACTTGTGGAAAACATTAAAGATTGATTATGATGACTTTATTAGAACAACTGAAGATAGACACGAAAACGTTGTTCAAAGTATTTTTGAACAATTATTAGCACAAGATGATATTTATTTAGGTGAGTACTCTGGTCATTATTGCGTTTCTTGTGAAGCATACTTTACTGAAACCCAATTATTGGATGGAAATATTTGTCCTGATTGTGGTAAAGAAACAAAAATATTAAAAGAAGAAACATATTTTTTAAGATTATCTAAGTACGCAGATAGATTATTAAAATATATTGATGAACATCCTGGTTTTATAGTACCTGAATCAAGAAAGAATGAAGTTGTTCAATTTATTAAATCAGGACTTAATGATTTATCTGTATCTCGAACAGCTTTTGATTGGGGTGTTAAGGTAAAATCAAATCCTAAACATGTGGTATATGTTTGGATTGATGCTTTAAGTAATTATATTACTGCTTTAGGATATGGATCTAAAAATGATGATTTATTTAAAAAGTATTGGCTTGATGGTGATGAAGTTGTTCACGTTGTAGGAAAAGATATTTTAAGATTTCACGCTATCTATTGGCCGATTATGTTAATGGCCTTGGATATTCCTATTAAATTTAGGTTGTTTGCCCATGGTTGGTATTTGATGAAAGATGGTAAAATGTCTAAGTCTAAAGGCAATGTGATTTATCCTGAACAATTAGTTCAAGTTTATGGTTTAGATGCTTTTAGATATTATATTGTTAGAGAATTAACCTATGGTCATGATGGAGAGTTTACGCCTGAAGATTATATTAAACGTATCAATACTGATTTAGTAAATGATTATGGTAATCTAGTTTCTCGTAGTGTTTCAATGGTTAATAAATATTTTGGGGGTTCTGTTAAGAAAACAAAACACCAACATGATTATCGTGAATTTGAACTAGACTTGCAAGAAACTGCAAATAAAGCATTTAGTCGTTATCAAGAAGCTATGGATGACTTTAAAATTTCTGAAGCTATCTCTGAAATTTCTGCTTTAGTTAAAAGAACCAATAAGTTAATTGATGATACATTCCCTTGGGAACTTGCGAAAAACGAAGACCTAAAGGATGTCTTAGAATCCGTGATGTATCATTTGTTAGAAGGCATACGCTTAATTACTATTATGTATCAACCTTTTCTCATCGAATCAACCCCTAAGGTTTTTGAGGATATTCAAGTTGAAGAAGCATATCAAAGATTTTCTTCTTATGACTTTGGACAAAAACAAACTTACCATGTAAAAGAAAAAATCGAACACTTATTCCCAAGACTTGATCTTGAAAAGGAAAGTGAACTTATTAAAAAAATGATGGAAGAAAATGCTCCTAAAGAAGAATCAAAGAAAGTTTTTCAAATGAAAGATGATATTGAATATGATGATTTTTCTAAATTAGATTTAGTGGTTGGCCATATAGAAGATGCATCAGCTCACCCAAATGCTGATAAGTTATTGGTCTTTAAAGTGAATACTGGTGACAGGGTGAGGACGATTGTGTCTGGGATTGCTAAATTCTACAAAGCAGAAGATTTAATTGGTAAAATGGTCATGGTTGTGGCTAATTTAAAACCGGTTAAATTAAGAGGAATATTAAGTGAAGGAATGATTTTAAGCGCTGAAACAGGGGATAAATTGCTTAAGGTTATTGAACTTGACCAAAGTTTAGAAGCTGGAGATAAAATAAGTTAG
- a CDS encoding tRNA1(Val) (adenine(37)-N6)-methyltransferase codes for MSNLHIHDLLAYDGLKIIQKDDLFKFSLDSLLLGDFVNINPRVKNIIDLGCGLGPVSFYMSLKTKAKIIGVDIQEEVIHLARESAKLNHLETQVSFLHEDIKDVYKHFETNQFDIVVCNPPFYKSKDSKQHNDLASLSIARHEVMLNLSDLFDAGKRLLKQGGILYFIHRVERMDEIIIEMNKHHFVAKRIRFVYTLAHKEAKMLLVEARYNGSMGSLIIEQPLYIHDENNQYTDEVLRIFHLGDENYEKTSSL; via the coding sequence ATGAGTAATTTACATATCCATGATTTGTTAGCTTATGATGGATTAAAAATCATCCAAAAAGATGATTTATTTAAGTTTTCATTAGATTCTTTACTCTTAGGTGATTTTGTTAATATCAATCCTCGTGTGAAAAATATCATTGATCTAGGTTGTGGATTAGGTCCTGTATCTTTTTATATGTCCTTAAAGACAAAGGCCAAAATTATTGGTGTTGATATTCAAGAAGAAGTTATTCATTTAGCTAGAGAATCTGCTAAATTAAATCATTTAGAAACGCAAGTTTCTTTTCTTCATGAGGATATTAAAGATGTTTATAAACATTTTGAAACCAATCAATTTGATATTGTGGTTTGTAATCCGCCGTTTTATAAGTCAAAAGATAGTAAACAACACAATGATTTAGCTTCATTGTCTATAGCAAGACATGAGGTCATGTTAAATTTAAGTGATTTATTTGATGCTGGTAAACGTTTGTTAAAACAAGGTGGTATCTTGTATTTTATCCATCGTGTTGAACGCATGGATGAAATTATTATTGAAATGAACAAGCATCATTTTGTAGCGAAAAGAATTCGGTTTGTTTATACATTAGCTCACAAAGAAGCCAAGATGTTATTGGTTGAAGCTAGATATAATGGTTCTATGGGGTCTTTAATCATTGAACAACCATTATATATTCACGATGAAAACAACCAGTATACTGATGAGGTATTGAGAATATTTCATCTAGGAGATGAAAATTATGAAAAGACATCATCATTATAA
- the cls gene encoding cardiolipin synthase has translation MKRIFAIFALGVFAAFVYTISAMQYNYINNVIRIFSGNVFGFIVSGFLGLIAIIILVRVLLKEDYAYNKSYWLLIIVLNPILGMILYGIFARDFHLRKFPKTRPLIAHKAFLAYEQKLKEDISRYPYHEVFEFIENHTSRTIYKDNTSVLLLNNGDQFFPKLAEEINKAKDFIFMEFYILKTDNIGKKILNLLAKKVQENVKVYVLYDHFGSNKHIDYKYLDDLHKQGIVFSVFDPQTLSVFNSNLNFRNHRKVTVIDGKVGFIGGMNLGDEYNHQSKKFGFWRDTQIMLEGQGVLGLYNVFIKDWYYVNNHVLDLYRSPDKVVDNGLLSVIESGPDFESGLIKHVYLKMITEAKKSIKLTTPYLILEPEIMAALKVAAHSGVRIQLMVPGKHDYIAVGYATKSYYEPLLKMNVEIYEYEDKFIHAKTLMIDDALASVGTVNIDPRSLNLNFEATAVFVNRTVDDLVKTFNEDLLISKRITKEEWRKRGIFTRIAQGWFNLFSPMF, from the coding sequence ATGAAAAGAATATTTGCAATATTTGCATTAGGTGTTTTCGCAGCTTTCGTTTACACTATTTCAGCCATGCAATACAATTATATTAATAATGTCATTCGTATATTTTCCGGAAACGTATTTGGTTTCATTGTTTCTGGTTTTTTAGGATTAATAGCCATCATTATTTTAGTTAGGGTTTTACTAAAAGAAGATTATGCATACAATAAGAGTTATTGGTTATTAATTATAGTATTAAATCCTATTTTAGGAATGATTCTTTATGGTATCTTCGCTCGTGACTTTCACTTAAGAAAATTTCCGAAGACAAGACCCTTAATTGCCCATAAGGCATTTTTAGCTTATGAGCAGAAATTAAAAGAGGATATATCTAGATATCCTTATCATGAGGTTTTTGAATTTATAGAAAACCATACTTCAAGGACGATTTATAAAGACAATACATCAGTTTTATTGTTAAATAATGGAGACCAATTTTTTCCTAAATTAGCTGAAGAAATTAATAAGGCCAAAGATTTTATTTTTATGGAATTTTATATTTTAAAAACCGATAATATAGGTAAGAAAATTTTGAATTTATTGGCTAAAAAAGTTCAAGAAAATGTAAAAGTCTATGTATTATATGATCATTTTGGTTCCAATAAACATATTGATTATAAGTACTTAGATGATTTGCATAAACAAGGCATTGTATTTTCTGTTTTTGACCCTCAAACTTTGTCTGTTTTTAACTCAAACTTAAATTTTAGAAACCATAGAAAAGTAACCGTTATAGATGGTAAAGTTGGCTTTATTGGTGGTATGAACTTAGGAGATGAATATAACCATCAATCTAAGAAATTTGGTTTTTGGAGAGATACGCAAATTATGTTAGAAGGTCAAGGAGTATTAGGTCTTTATAATGTCTTTATCAAAGATTGGTATTATGTAAACAATCATGTTTTAGACCTATATCGTTCGCCTGATAAAGTAGTGGATAATGGATTATTATCAGTGATTGAATCAGGGCCAGACTTTGAATCTGGTTTAATTAAACATGTATATTTGAAAATGATAACTGAAGCAAAGAAATCAATTAAATTAACCACACCCTATCTCATTCTTGAACCTGAAATTATGGCTGCTTTAAAAGTAGCTGCACATTCAGGTGTTAGGATTCAATTAATGGTTCCTGGCAAACATGATTATATAGCTGTGGGTTATGCGACCAAATCTTATTATGAACCCTTATTAAAAATGAATGTAGAAATTTATGAATATGAAGATAAATTTATTCATGCAAAAACATTGATGATTGATGATGCTTTAGCTTCAGTAGGTACCGTGAACATTGATCCTAGAAGTTTGAATTTAAATTTTGAAGCAACAGCTGTTTTTGTCAATAGAACCGTTGATGATTTGGTAAAGACATTTAATGAAGATTTATTAATATCAAAAAGAATAACGAAAGAAGAATGGCGTAAAAGAGGGATATTCACAAGAATTGCTCAAGGTTGGTTTAACCTCTTTAGTCCAATGTTTTAA
- the rpsI gene encoding 30S ribosomal protein S9: MANNVMYRGTGRRKSSVARVILRPGEGKIMINNRGFEEYIPSALARLDVSQPLVLTANENTFDITVNVNGGGIIGQAGAIRLGITRALLEVNPDYRKILKPAGLITRDPRVKERKKYGLKKARRSPQFSKR; encoded by the coding sequence ATGGCTAACAATGTAATGTATCGCGGAACAGGTAGAAGAAAATCATCTGTAGCACGCGTCATATTAAGACCAGGTGAAGGAAAAATCATGATTAACAATCGTGGATTTGAAGAATATATTCCTTCAGCTTTAGCAAGATTAGACGTATCACAACCTTTAGTTTTAACTGCAAACGAAAATACATTTGATATCACAGTCAATGTCAATGGTGGGGGAATCATCGGTCAAGCTGGAGCAATCCGTTTAGGGATTACTAGAGCTTTACTAGAAGTGAACCCAGACTATAGAAAAATCCTAAAACCAGCTGGATTAATTACCAGAGATCCTCGTGTCAAAGAACGTAAAAAATACGGTCTTAAAAAAGCACGTCGTTCACCACAATTCAGTAAACGTTAA
- the rsmI gene encoding 16S rRNA (cytidine(1402)-2'-O)-methyltransferase, translating to MKRHHHYKNNKATLYLIPTPIGNLEDITLRALRLLKEVDIVFAEDTRNTRKLFSHYNIQTKLDSYHDFNEESKMGILLDYLDQGKNIGLVSDAGMPLISDPGYHLVQKVIEKDYNVVSLPGANALLTALTMSGLKTQPFVFLGFLDAKAKKRIDMIQSVKYYPETLIFYESIHRIKDSLKDLFNELGDRHFVIAREISKSFEEVIYGQLSEYIQIDDLKGELVLMVEGYQDQEIKDGLSIVEQVDYFILQGFKKTEAMKKVSLMTHIPKNKIYQEYLQSKIEEE from the coding sequence ATGAAAAGACATCATCATTATAAAAATAATAAAGCAACCTTATATTTAATACCTACACCCATAGGTAATTTAGAAGACATTACCTTAAGGGCTTTAAGGCTTTTAAAAGAAGTTGATATTGTGTTTGCGGAAGATACCAGAAATACAAGAAAATTATTTTCTCATTATAATATCCAAACCAAGTTAGATTCATATCATGATTTTAATGAAGAATCAAAAATGGGCATTTTATTAGATTACTTAGATCAAGGTAAAAACATTGGTTTGGTCAGTGATGCGGGTATGCCATTGATATCCGATCCCGGTTATCATTTGGTTCAAAAAGTCATAGAAAAAGATTATAATGTTGTTTCTTTACCAGGGGCTAATGCTTTATTAACGGCTTTAACCATGTCTGGATTAAAAACACAACCCTTTGTGTTTTTAGGTTTTTTAGATGCTAAAGCTAAGAAAAGAATAGACATGATTCAAAGCGTAAAATATTATCCTGAAACTTTAATCTTTTATGAATCTATTCATAGGATCAAAGATTCTTTAAAAGATTTATTTAACGAATTAGGAGATCGTCACTTTGTCATCGCACGAGAAATTTCTAAATCTTTTGAAGAAGTGATTTATGGTCAATTATCTGAATATATTCAAATTGATGATTTAAAGGGTGAACTTGTATTAATGGTTGAAGGTTATCAAGACCAAGAAATTAAAGATGGTTTAAGTATTGTCGAACAAGTCGATTACTTCATCCTACAAGGTTTTAAGAAAACAGAGGCTATGAAGAAAGTATCTTTGATGACCCATATACCTAAAAATAAAATTTATCAAGAATATTTACAAAGTAAAATTGAGGAGGAATAA
- the cysS gene encoding cysteine--tRNA ligase, translating to MKIYNSYTDQLEIFKTIHDNQLNIYVCGPTVYNYIHIGNARPVVFFDTVRRFFEAKNYRVKFVSNFTDVDDKIIQKAIEEGKDEFIISQHYIKAFLNDVESLNCLSDYIKPKVTQYMDHIIDYIQMLIDKDYAYKVHGDVYFRVEKIKDYGRLSKQEVNDLKSGSRIDVNPDKESPLDFTLWKKTDEGLKFESPFSTGRPGWHTECVAMIDDIFGEKIDIHGGGSDLKFPHHENEIAQSLALNNHRLANYWMHNGRVSIKDTKMSKSIGNVILVKDVDNKMALRYFLLSTHYRSPLNYDEEGFQMYVKEFEKLESTMKVLFRKVDLLGQVQEVKITDQEIEKLMNDFISSLEDDFNTANAITALQALTKLINIQVRQNKTSDEYNQLLSAIRYMTSILGLKVELKAMTDEERQIYRDWTQARKNKDFDQADILRDQLLERGIL from the coding sequence ATGAAAATATATAATTCTTATACAGATCAATTAGAAATTTTTAAAACAATTCATGATAATCAGTTGAATATCTATGTTTGTGGTCCTACTGTTTATAATTACATTCATATAGGGAATGCTAGACCAGTGGTTTTTTTTGACACGGTTAGACGGTTTTTTGAAGCTAAAAATTACCGGGTCAAATTTGTTTCTAACTTTACCGATGTTGATGATAAAATTATTCAAAAAGCTATTGAAGAAGGTAAAGATGAATTCATCATTAGCCAACATTATATTAAAGCTTTTTTAAATGACGTAGAATCTTTAAATTGCTTAAGTGATTATATTAAACCTAAAGTAACTCAGTATATGGACCATATCATAGATTATATTCAAATGTTAATAGACAAGGATTATGCCTATAAGGTTCATGGGGATGTCTATTTTAGGGTTGAAAAAATAAAAGATTACGGTAGATTAAGTAAACAAGAAGTTAACGACTTAAAAAGTGGATCAAGAATAGATGTCAATCCAGATAAAGAAAGTCCTTTAGATTTTACCTTATGGAAAAAAACAGATGAAGGCTTGAAATTTGAATCGCCTTTTTCAACAGGAAGACCAGGTTGGCATACTGAGTGTGTCGCCATGATCGATGATATTTTTGGTGAAAAAATAGATATCCATGGTGGGGGATCTGATTTAAAATTTCCACACCATGAAAACGAAATTGCTCAGTCTCTAGCTTTAAATAACCACAGATTAGCAAATTATTGGATGCATAATGGTAGGGTTTCTATCAAAGATACTAAAATGTCTAAGAGTATTGGTAATGTTATATTGGTTAAAGATGTAGATAATAAAATGGCACTTAGATATTTTTTATTAAGCACTCATTATCGTTCACCCTTGAATTATGATGAAGAAGGATTCCAAATGTATGTTAAAGAATTTGAAAAACTAGAATCAACCATGAAAGTCTTATTTAGAAAAGTTGATTTGTTGGGTCAAGTTCAAGAAGTGAAAATTACAGACCAAGAAATAGAAAAATTAATGAATGATTTTATTTCTTCTCTAGAAGATGATTTTAATACCGCCAATGCAATTACTGCCTTACAAGCACTAACAAAATTAATTAATATTCAAGTCAGACAAAATAAAACAAGTGATGAATATAATCAACTCTTATCTGCCATTAGATATATGACCTCTATCTTAGGTTTAAAAGTTGAACTGAAAGCCATGACTGATGAAGAAAGACAAATTTATCGAGATTGGACTCAAGCGAGAAAAAACAAAGATTTTGACCAAGCCGATATTCTAAGAGATCAACTTTTAGAAAGAGGAATTTTATGA
- a CDS encoding DNA recombination protein RmuC, with product MDRLEILMLICIGLILVLIVLELYFIVRKHKEKDMLDDSFVKEVRLLENNLKTEMTQSILSFNNEVNKQLLNVSDLSSKNITDFRIRVNQQLNDFQEKISDKFNLEFKTLTESFHHQMQNVNQKVEERLNQGFKDTNETFINIVKRVEVIDEAQKNIKALSEEMVSLQNILSNNQSRGAYGEYQLNQLLYSIYGDNNKMYQTQYAINDDQKSLRVDAVIFMPKPNSIIPIDSKFPFSAYSKLFDNEGLTKEEENSIISQFAREVKKHITDIANKYILPPKTTDYALMFVPSDGILSLLHSKSPQVIDYAREKSVTIVSPTTIIPLLSSFKAFVIDHQRSENMEKINQELLKLGKDFKIFGQEWSKLSRTIQTIKKDSDLLDSRVERISSKFDSIQDVSMIDEGSKQEDGPN from the coding sequence GTGGATAGATTAGAAATTTTAATGTTGATTTGCATAGGTTTAATCCTTGTCTTGATAGTTTTAGAACTCTATTTTATTGTTAGAAAACATAAAGAAAAGGACATGCTTGATGATTCATTTGTTAAAGAAGTAAGACTTTTAGAAAACAACTTAAAAACAGAGATGACACAGTCCATCTTATCTTTTAATAATGAAGTTAATAAACAATTATTAAATGTTTCTGATTTATCTAGCAAAAATATAACGGATTTTAGAATTCGTGTTAACCAACAACTGAATGATTTTCAAGAAAAGATATCTGATAAGTTTAATTTGGAATTTAAGACTTTAACTGAAAGTTTTCACCATCAAATGCAAAATGTGAATCAAAAAGTTGAAGAAAGATTAAACCAGGGTTTTAAAGATACCAATGAAACCTTTATTAATATTGTTAAAAGAGTTGAAGTTATTGATGAAGCTCAAAAGAATATTAAAGCCTTATCTGAAGAGATGGTTTCTTTACAAAATATACTTTCTAACAATCAATCTAGAGGAGCTTACGGGGAATATCAGTTAAACCAATTGTTGTATTCTATTTATGGTGATAATAACAAAATGTATCAAACCCAATATGCCATTAATGATGATCAAAAATCATTAAGAGTTGATGCGGTTATTTTTATGCCTAAGCCCAACAGTATCATTCCGATTGATTCTAAATTTCCTTTTTCAGCTTATTCAAAATTATTTGATAATGAGGGTCTAACAAAGGAAGAAGAAAACTCCATTATTTCTCAATTCGCTAGAGAGGTAAAAAAACATATTACTGATATTGCTAATAAATATATTTTACCGCCAAAAACAACGGATTATGCCTTAATGTTTGTACCTAGCGATGGTATTTTATCCTTGTTACATTCTAAATCACCACAAGTCATTGATTACGCTAGAGAGAAATCAGTGACCATTGTATCACCAACAACAATCATTCCCTTATTATCTTCCTTTAAAGCTTTTGTGATTGATCATCAAAGATCAGAAAATATGGAAAAGATCAATCAAGAGTTATTAAAACTTGGAAAAGACTTTAAGATTTTTGGGCAAGAATGGTCAAAATTATCTAGGACCATTCAAACCATAAAAAAAGATTCTGATCTCTTAGATAGTCGGGTTGAACGTATAAGTTCTAAGTTTGATAGCATCCAGGATGTGTCCATGATTGATGAGGGTTCTAAGCAAGAAGATGGCCCTAATTAG
- a CDS encoding DJ-1/PfpI family protein has protein sequence MKLACLLADGFEDVEALATSALLRRAKFTVDFYSVYNQEKVTGAYHTVVTDLLKIKDLNPDDYDGLLIPGGRAAFKIRDEQSVKDIARAFHQKDKWMFAICAAPTVFGLLGLLDGKKYISFPGTEKEMGQAIRVNEKAVRDEQFITGRSAGSVYDFVFKIIETIQGPDALQKFKENIVY, from the coding sequence ATGAAACTAGCATGTTTATTGGCTGATGGTTTTGAAGATGTTGAAGCTTTAGCAACCAGTGCCTTGTTAAGAAGAGCTAAGTTTACAGTTGATTTTTACTCAGTTTACAATCAAGAAAAAGTGACAGGAGCTTACCATACTGTTGTGACTGACTTACTAAAGATAAAAGATTTAAATCCTGATGACTATGATGGTTTATTGATCCCTGGTGGAAGAGCTGCTTTTAAAATAAGAGATGAACAAAGTGTTAAAGATATAGCACGTGCCTTTCATCAAAAAGACAAGTGGATGTTTGCTATTTGTGCAGCACCAACTGTTTTTGGTTTGCTAGGTTTGTTAGATGGAAAGAAATACATCTCTTTCCCTGGAACAGAAAAAGAGATGGGTCAAGCTATTAGAGTCAACGAAAAAGCTGTAAGAGATGAACAATTTATTACGGGTCGAAGTGCAGGCTCAGTTTATGATTTTGTCTTTAAAATTATTGAGACAATTCAAGGACCTGATGCTTTACAAAAATTCAAAGAAAATATTGTGTATTAG
- a CDS encoding cold shock domain-containing protein encodes MNGTVKWFNAEKGYGFITDEEGNDIFAHYSAIQGDGYKSLENGQEVTFDVVDGDRGPQAANIVKL; translated from the coding sequence ATGAACGGAACAGTAAAATGGTTTAACGCAGAAAAAGGTTATGGTTTCATCACTGATGAAGAAGGAAATGACATTTTTGCACATTACTCAGCAATCCAAGGCGATGGGTACAAATCTTTAGAAAACGGCCAAGAAGTAACTTTCGATGTTGTTGATGGAGATAGAGGACCTCAAGCTGCCAATATAGTGAAATTATAG